The following are encoded together in the Candidatus Omnitrophota bacterium genome:
- a CDS encoding response regulator — MKKVLIVEDEKDIAEIIKMSLEMEGFNAEIALDGLAGLEKIESFKPDIIILDIIMEGMDGMQFRKSMTKDIPVIVASACDKNTRSKVESEIKVNSWLEKPFEIDELVNEVKLLTGGK, encoded by the coding sequence ATGAAAAAAGTGCTGATCGTTGAGGATGAAAAAGATATCGCCGAGATCATTAAGATGTCTCTTGAGATGGAAGGGTTTAACGCCGAAATAGCCCTGGACGGCCTTGCAGGGTTGGAAAAAATAGAATCTTTCAAGCCGGATATAATCATTCTTGACATCATTATGGAAGGAATGGACGGCATGCAATTCAGGAAAAGCATGACAAAAGATATTCCTGTTATTGTCGCCAGCGCCTGCGATAAAAACACGCGGTCAAAGGTGGAGTCGGAAATTAAAGTGAATTCCTGGCTGGAAAAACCCTTTGAAATAGACGAACTCGTCAACGAGGTAAAATTGCTGACAGGAGGTAAATGA